A single Oncorhynchus nerka isolate Pitt River linkage group LG10, Oner_Uvic_2.0, whole genome shotgun sequence DNA region contains:
- the ndr2 gene encoding nodal-related 2, whose amino-acid sequence MRSLGVLGVALHASLLILLTQGIHKSRDGVYHGKSRRFATDHRPPGFHLLAPKYMMHLYRNYKSNLTRPIDVMEKAVAKQADTVKSVMAKSLFHRPRRWTATFDLTTLLADERIQAAELRFRFPRAKRASNITVEIYHHHDYPCRQTQGICQEHQLVGYFSVINSSQHWKVYNLTGPLLNWLGQEHISRSSMKRRSPNKTKRDVYFPNPLAVSRTRQSQCVSDRALLVVFSHTGSEEGSQAKASLLHTAEQSKFLSTTESKKFRRPKRHRKKRGHSGQREPPDMRGPEVSSGNIEIDPSLCRRVEMHVDFNQIGWGSWIVFPKKYNAYRCEGICPSPLGEDLNPTNHAYMQSLLKHYHPERVPSACCAPTKMSPLSMLYYENGEMLLRHHEDMVVDECGCL is encoded by the exons ATGCGTTCATTAGGCGTTCTAGGTGTAGCGCTACATGCCTCTCTGCTCATACTGCTGACTCAAGGAATTCACAAATCTAGAGATGGAGTTTATCACGGAAAATCACGACGCTTTGCTACAGACCACCGTCCACCTGGATTCCATCTCCTGGCACCGAAGTATATGATGCACCTTTACCGGAATTACAAGTCAAATCTCACTCGGCCTATAGACGTAATGGAGAAGGCCGTCGCAAAACAAGCAGACACAGTCAAGAGTGTGATGGCAAAAA GTTTATTTCACAGACCCCGACGCTGGACTGCAACCTTTGACCTGACCACCTTATTGGCCGACGAACGGATCCAAGCAGCGGAGCTCAGGTTCAGGTTTCCCCGGGCGAAGAGGGCTTCCAACATTACCGTGGAGATCTACCATCACCACGACTACCCGTGCAGGCAGACACAGGGGATCTGCCAGGAACACCAGCTGGTGGGATATTTCTCTGTGATTAACTCCTCTCAGCACTGGAAGGTATACAACCTTACTGGTCCGCTGTTGAACTGGCTCGGCCAGGAACACATTTCCAGGAGCTCAATGAAGAGGAGATCACCAAACAAGACAAAGAGAGATGTGTACTTCCCCAACCCT TTGGCTGTGTCTAGAACACGGcagagtcagtgtgtgagtgACAGAGCCTTACTGGTTGTATTCTCTCATACAGGGTCAGAGGAGGGCTCCCAGGCCAAAGCCAGTCTCCTCCACACGGCCGAACAGTCCAAGTTCCTGTCCACCACCGAGTCCAAGAAGTTCCGCAGGCCGAAGAGACACAGGAAAAAAAGGGGCCACTCAGGCCAGAGGGAACCACCAGACATGAGGGGTCCAGAGGTGTCTAGCGGAAACATTGAGATTGACCCGTCTCTCTGTCGAAGAGTTGAAATGCATGTAGACTTCAATCAGATAGGCTGGGGGTCCTGGATCGTCTTCCCAAAGAAGTATAATGCCTATCGATGTGAGGGGATCTGTCCAAGTCCTTTGGGAGAAGACTTGAACCCAACAAATCATGCTTACATGCAG aGTCTCCTAAAACACTACCACCCTGAGCGGGTTCCCTCGGCGTGCTGCGCCCCCACCAAGATGAGTCCTCTAAGCATGCTGTATTATGAGAATGGAGAAATGCTGCTTCGCCATCACGAGGATATGGTTGTGGATGAATGTGGCTGCCTGTAG
- the lrrc20 gene encoding leucine-rich repeat-containing protein 20 isoform X1 yields the protein MSEIRRPSIMAEAVANVARRVNATVEEEKDTLDLSNCKLISFPDGVFRVLNSVAEKIHIVTLADNEMKGVTSKFFKTFTQLRELDLHGNVITKLPDVVGELEHLTSINLANNKLSVFPERLTQIQSLERINLEGNDITDVPMEKLQAMPALKCINLKSNPLDNNLLTAIQQFPQTFEIQTTTDN from the exons ATGA gTGAGATTCGTAGACCTAGTATAATGGCAGAGGCTGTGGCCAATGTTGCCCGGAGGGTCAATGCAACagtggaggaagagaaagatactCTGG ATCTGTCAAACTGCAAACTGATCAGTTTCCCAGATGGCGTATTCAGGGTCCTCAACAGCGTTGCAGAGAAGATACACATCGTCACGTTGGCTGACAATGAGATGAAGGGAGTTACTAGCAAATTCTTCAAAACCTTCACTCAATTGAGAG AACTGGACTTGCACGGCAATGTGATCACTAAACTGCCAGATGTAGTTGGGGAGCTGGAACATCTGACCAGCATCAACTTGGCCAACAACAAGTTGTCTGTCTTCCCCGAGAGACTGACGCAGATCCAGTCTCTGGAAAGAATCAACCTGGAAGGGAATGACATCACTG ACGTCCCCATGGAAAAGTTGCAGGCCATGCCAGCTCTGAAGTGTATCAACCTGAAGTCAAATCCTTTGGACAACAACTTGTTAACTGCCATTCAACAATTTCCTCAAACATTTGAAATTCAAACTACAACAGACAACTAA
- the lrrc20 gene encoding leucine-rich repeat-containing protein 20 isoform X2, with amino-acid sequence MAEAVANVARRVNATVEEEKDTLDLSNCKLISFPDGVFRVLNSVAEKIHIVTLADNEMKGVTSKFFKTFTQLRELDLHGNVITKLPDVVGELEHLTSINLANNKLSVFPERLTQIQSLERINLEGNDITDVPMEKLQAMPALKCINLKSNPLDNNLLTAIQQFPQTFEIQTTTDN; translated from the exons ATGGCAGAGGCTGTGGCCAATGTTGCCCGGAGGGTCAATGCAACagtggaggaagagaaagatactCTGG ATCTGTCAAACTGCAAACTGATCAGTTTCCCAGATGGCGTATTCAGGGTCCTCAACAGCGTTGCAGAGAAGATACACATCGTCACGTTGGCTGACAATGAGATGAAGGGAGTTACTAGCAAATTCTTCAAAACCTTCACTCAATTGAGAG AACTGGACTTGCACGGCAATGTGATCACTAAACTGCCAGATGTAGTTGGGGAGCTGGAACATCTGACCAGCATCAACTTGGCCAACAACAAGTTGTCTGTCTTCCCCGAGAGACTGACGCAGATCCAGTCTCTGGAAAGAATCAACCTGGAAGGGAATGACATCACTG ACGTCCCCATGGAAAAGTTGCAGGCCATGCCAGCTCTGAAGTGTATCAACCTGAAGTCAAATCCTTTGGACAACAACTTGTTAACTGCCATTCAACAATTTCCTCAAACATTTGAAATTCAAACTACAACAGACAACTAA